One genomic segment of Paraburkholderia hospita includes these proteins:
- a CDS encoding GH36-type glycosyl hydrolase domain-containing protein — MNTFLQYVARFRSCSPPWTDTSPVRDELFSVERLEQHAQSLAAAQSVTNRPPAVRSLHTRLNDNAAVLLAAYRASAAELEHGGSVVPAAEWLLDNYHVVEQQIREIRDDLPPGYYRQLPKLAAGPFAGYPRVFGLAWAFVAHTDSHFDPRVLRRFIDAYQRVQPLTIGELWAVAITLRVVLIENLRRLADQITAGRRARDDADALTSRLLQTGNARTALEADISTRSSGMLSELFAAQLAKRLRDQDPRTMPALGWLEERLRLQGVSVDEVVQHAQQRQGASNVTVRNVITSMRLMSDIDWTELFESVSLVDARLRAGSSFGAMDFPTRNLYRSAIEQLARGSAATELEIVDLALHSAQAAVAEAGDAGHTGRASDPGYHLIAEGRRTLEQAIGFHAPLRLRITRFNVGLGMGGYVGMILTLAATLLALASWVLWSQSPRHLDAWLVVLFALCAFLPFTEIATALVNRAVTWSFGAVMLPGLELTAGVPSGLRTLVAVPSLLSNEADLREQIERLEVHHLAGAGGDLSFALLVDGIDADQEVRDGDAHLLAVAADAIEALNRRYEPAPGGNRFLLLHRRRVFNRSENKWMGWERKRGKLHELNRLLRGATDTTFVPIAGRPPQVPSDVRYVITLDADTRLPRDAALRMIGKMAHPLNRPTFSAVEQRVVNGYAILQPRVTPSLPVGEEGSLYQRVFSGPGGMDPYAAAVSDVYQDLFGEGSFTGKGIYDVDAFEAALHGRVPENTLLSHDLFEGVFARSGLASDIEVVEEVPSRYDVTAKRQHRWTRGDWQLLPWIVGHRGHDRLAMPVVGRFKMLDNLRRSLLAPLMVATLGLCWLMPIRAGIAGALLMFATLAIPAFLPPLLAIVPRHTGIRLRNHLDVLGGDLRLATWQTFLSVAFLVDHAWRMGDAIVRTLVRLYVTHRRLLEWTTAAQSKGSPRLDLHGFYRQMAGGTALGLALSIGTLAFSPSRWPLVLPFTLLWLAAPALAMWASRSPTVGQRLAMSDSDARDLRLIARRTWRFFETFVTPAENMLPPDNFQEDPKPVVAHRTSPTNLGLYLLSAVAARDFGWAGTIETVERLEAAFASLEKLPRFKGHFYNWYGTQDLRALAPAYVSSVDSGNLAGHLIVLANACEEWVQTALAPSVRSGILDNLQLALEAVAALPAANGERGRQLAATLEEIHAQLRGPQTYRALSGSLARLAKKAAEATRAIVPADGDDSSADLTFWIEALRRSIFEHSRDVRQLATVPYLLQARLTSLADASRALALGMDFTFLLDPERKLLSIGYSQSDNSLDANCYDLLASEARLASLFAIAKGDVTTRHWFRLGRSATPIGNASALISWSGSMFEYLMPSLVAREPVGSLLEQTNRLVVERQRSYGRSLGIPWGVSESAYEARDIEFTYQYSSFGVPGLGLKRGLSENRVIAPYATGLATMVAPQAARENYVRLAALGALGRYGYYEALDFTRARLAEGQSFALVRGFMAHHQGMTIVAIANTLLDGVMRTRFHREPMIQASELLLQERMPRNVAVAHPRAEEVSTSAAEAGTAPSTVRRVMEPASAGGAPITHLLSNGRYAVMLTATGAGYSRWRDVAITRWREDATRDNWGTFIFLRDMSSGRVWSASARPLAGEPETSGVVFGEDRAEFTRDDGSLTTSMDVLVSGEADGEVRRVSLANSGRSVRDIELTSYAELALGAQAADIAHPAFSRMFVQTEHLAEFGALVATRRPRSHDDPQIWAAHFAVVEGEIVAEPQYETDRMRFLGRGRNTRTATSIVDDQALSNTTGTVLDPVFALRYRLLVPPGKIARVTFWTMVATSRAQLLDLIDQHHDRNAFDRAKTLAWTQAQVQLRYLGIEAEQAADFQRLAAPIVYADARFRAQPDAIVRGGGTQAGLWPLGISGDLPIVLLRIGDLEDIAQVRQLLKAHEYWRMKRLAVDLVIVNERASSYIQALQEAIETAVRSSQSRPRFDDELAQGAIYTLRADLMSVESRTLLQSVARVALIARRGSIAAQVGTLLKTVGQPSSPRRRKPSLLSLWPAPPDQSDVPPSVTAGLEFFNGLGGFDKNGSEYVIVLGAGAATPAPWINVIANPRFGFQVAAEGSGYTWAESSRENQLTSWSNDPVEDPATEALYVRDEATGDIWTPTALPIRDGGIYVARHGHGYSRFEHSANGIAIELLQYVPLADPLKISRLTLRNLSGVARRLSVTAWTEWVLGTSRGASAPFIVTEIDPVTGAILARNPWNIAFGTRVAFADLGGRQTAWTADRTEFLGRNGEAAAPAALTGHVPLSGAMGAGLDPCAALQTFVDLDAGEVIEMVAFVGQCASVDDARALIERYRSANLDAVLAEVTHHWRSVLGAVQVKTPDRAMDLMLNGWLLYQTLACRVEARAAFYQASGAYGFRDQLQDTMALTHVRPDETRRHLLRAASRQFGEGDVQHWWLPHSGQGVRTRVSDDRVWLAYAVATYIGCTSDDAVLDEIVPFLDGPLLQPDEHDAFFQPMIAEKSASLFEHCARGLDQCIELTGEHGLPLIGTGDWNDGMNRVGANGKGESVWLGWLFLRTIELFAPLAESRDAQRVARWRGHATSVRDALEREAWDGEWYRRATFDDGSWLGSNSDVECRIDSITQSWAVLSEAADPIRAAQAMASLEKHLIRPEDGIALLFTPPFDKTSQDPGYIRGYPPGLRENGGQYSHAAMWAILAFVKLGDGNRATELFSLLNPVNHARTPTEVERYKVEPYVVAADVYSVAPHVGRGGWTWYTGSAGWMYRAGVEGILGIRREGDFLVVDPCIPDAWPGFEATVNIRSTRYEIRVESTSEARTMHAVLDGRSVDCGAEGVRVPLDAGVHRLSISLRLAVDVEVNSREPAT, encoded by the coding sequence GTGAACACGTTCCTTCAGTATGTCGCACGATTTCGATCCTGCTCGCCGCCGTGGACGGACACGTCGCCCGTGCGCGACGAACTGTTCAGCGTCGAACGCCTCGAGCAGCATGCGCAGAGCCTCGCCGCCGCACAGTCGGTGACGAACAGGCCACCTGCCGTGCGATCGTTGCACACCCGCCTCAACGACAACGCTGCCGTCCTGCTCGCGGCCTACCGTGCGAGCGCCGCAGAGTTGGAACATGGCGGGAGCGTGGTGCCCGCTGCTGAATGGCTGCTCGACAACTATCACGTTGTCGAGCAGCAGATCCGTGAGATTCGCGACGACCTGCCGCCTGGTTACTATCGTCAGTTGCCTAAGCTGGCTGCGGGGCCGTTCGCCGGCTATCCACGCGTATTCGGTTTGGCATGGGCGTTCGTTGCGCATACAGACAGCCACTTCGACCCGCGTGTGCTGCGACGTTTCATCGACGCATACCAGCGTGTTCAGCCACTCACGATCGGCGAACTGTGGGCGGTGGCCATCACACTGCGCGTCGTCCTGATCGAGAACCTGCGGCGACTCGCTGATCAGATTACGGCAGGTCGGCGCGCACGCGATGACGCCGATGCGCTCACCAGCCGCCTGCTGCAAACGGGAAATGCCCGCACGGCGCTGGAAGCGGATATCTCTACGCGCTCCTCGGGGATGTTATCGGAGCTGTTCGCCGCACAGCTCGCCAAACGGTTGCGCGATCAGGATCCGCGCACGATGCCCGCGCTTGGGTGGCTGGAGGAGCGGCTCAGGCTTCAGGGTGTGTCGGTCGATGAAGTCGTGCAGCATGCACAGCAGCGGCAGGGTGCGTCGAATGTCACCGTGCGCAATGTGATCACCAGCATGCGCCTGATGTCTGATATCGACTGGACAGAACTGTTCGAGAGTGTAAGTCTCGTCGATGCACGACTGCGCGCAGGAAGTTCCTTCGGCGCGATGGACTTCCCGACGCGCAATCTGTACCGCAGTGCGATCGAGCAACTGGCGCGCGGCTCGGCCGCCACCGAACTCGAAATCGTCGATCTCGCGCTTCACTCGGCGCAAGCAGCGGTGGCGGAGGCGGGCGATGCCGGGCACACAGGACGTGCCAGCGACCCCGGCTACCACCTGATTGCGGAAGGTCGGCGAACGTTGGAGCAGGCAATCGGATTCCACGCGCCCCTGCGGCTGCGCATTACCCGGTTCAATGTCGGCCTCGGCATGGGTGGCTATGTCGGCATGATCCTGACGTTGGCCGCGACGTTGCTCGCGCTGGCGTCGTGGGTGCTCTGGAGTCAGTCGCCGCGCCATCTCGACGCGTGGCTAGTCGTGTTGTTTGCCCTGTGTGCATTCCTGCCCTTCACCGAGATCGCAACCGCGCTTGTCAACCGCGCGGTGACGTGGAGTTTCGGCGCGGTCATGTTACCGGGACTCGAACTGACCGCAGGTGTGCCGTCGGGGCTGCGGACGTTGGTCGCGGTGCCCTCGCTCCTGAGCAATGAAGCCGACCTGCGCGAGCAGATCGAACGCCTCGAAGTGCATCACCTCGCGGGAGCCGGTGGAGATTTGTCATTCGCGCTACTGGTTGACGGCATCGATGCCGACCAGGAAGTGCGAGACGGTGATGCGCATTTGCTCGCCGTTGCTGCAGACGCGATCGAAGCATTGAACCGCCGTTATGAGCCAGCTCCAGGTGGCAACCGTTTTCTGCTGCTGCACCGCCGCCGCGTATTCAACAGGAGCGAGAACAAATGGATGGGCTGGGAGCGCAAGCGCGGCAAGCTGCACGAACTCAACCGGTTGTTGCGTGGCGCGACGGATACAACTTTCGTCCCTATTGCCGGGCGCCCACCGCAAGTACCATCCGACGTGCGCTACGTCATCACGCTCGATGCCGATACGCGTCTGCCCCGAGACGCCGCGTTGCGGATGATAGGCAAGATGGCGCATCCGCTGAACCGGCCAACCTTCAGTGCCGTCGAACAACGCGTCGTCAACGGCTATGCGATTCTTCAGCCTCGCGTCACGCCTTCGCTGCCCGTCGGCGAGGAAGGTTCACTGTATCAGCGTGTCTTCTCCGGTCCCGGCGGGATGGACCCGTATGCGGCAGCCGTCTCCGACGTCTATCAGGACCTGTTCGGCGAGGGTTCCTTTACAGGGAAAGGCATCTACGACGTGGATGCATTCGAAGCAGCATTGCATGGCCGCGTGCCTGAAAATACGCTGCTCAGTCACGATCTGTTCGAGGGGGTTTTCGCGCGCTCCGGGCTGGCATCGGATATCGAGGTTGTGGAGGAAGTGCCGTCGCGTTATGACGTTACGGCCAAACGTCAACATCGGTGGACCCGTGGCGACTGGCAGTTGCTGCCGTGGATCGTTGGGCATCGAGGCCATGACCGCCTTGCCATGCCGGTGGTCGGTCGCTTCAAGATGCTCGACAATCTGCGGCGCTCGCTGCTGGCACCGCTCATGGTTGCCACGCTCGGCCTGTGCTGGTTGATGCCGATTCGCGCCGGCATAGCGGGCGCGTTGCTGATGTTCGCCACGCTCGCCATTCCCGCTTTCTTGCCGCCCCTATTGGCGATCGTGCCGAGGCATACCGGTATCCGGCTGCGTAATCACCTCGACGTGCTGGGCGGCGACCTGCGGCTCGCGACATGGCAAACCTTTCTTTCGGTCGCGTTCCTTGTCGACCACGCGTGGCGCATGGGCGATGCGATCGTCCGGACGCTTGTGCGGCTGTACGTCACGCATCGACGGTTACTCGAATGGACGACGGCGGCGCAGTCCAAGGGCAGCCCTCGTCTTGATCTGCACGGCTTTTATCGGCAGATGGCGGGCGGCACCGCGCTTGGGCTTGCGCTGTCTATCGGTACGCTTGCATTCTCGCCCTCGCGGTGGCCGCTCGTTTTGCCGTTCACGTTGTTATGGCTGGCCGCGCCAGCGCTTGCGATGTGGGCAAGCCGCTCGCCGACGGTCGGGCAGCGTCTCGCGATGTCGGACTCAGACGCCCGCGATTTGCGCCTGATCGCGCGCCGCACGTGGCGTTTCTTCGAAACCTTTGTCACGCCCGCAGAAAACATGCTGCCGCCGGACAATTTCCAGGAAGATCCGAAGCCCGTCGTCGCGCACCGCACTTCGCCAACCAATCTAGGGTTGTATTTGCTGTCGGCAGTCGCCGCGCGCGATTTCGGCTGGGCGGGGACGATTGAAACCGTCGAACGACTGGAGGCCGCGTTTGCTTCGCTTGAAAAGCTCCCGCGCTTCAAGGGCCATTTCTATAACTGGTATGGCACACAGGACCTGCGGGCGTTGGCCCCTGCGTACGTTTCATCGGTCGATAGCGGCAATCTCGCCGGGCATTTGATCGTACTCGCCAACGCGTGCGAAGAATGGGTGCAAACAGCGCTCGCACCCTCTGTCCGATCCGGGATACTCGATAACCTGCAACTGGCGCTCGAGGCTGTGGCCGCGCTGCCTGCTGCCAACGGAGAGCGTGGCAGACAGCTTGCCGCGACCCTCGAAGAAATCCATGCACAACTGCGCGGTCCGCAGACGTATCGCGCGCTTTCGGGGTCGCTGGCGCGGCTGGCGAAAAAGGCAGCGGAGGCGACGCGCGCCATCGTGCCCGCCGATGGCGACGATAGTAGTGCAGACCTGACGTTCTGGATCGAAGCCTTGCGGCGAAGCATTTTCGAACACAGCCGCGACGTGCGGCAACTCGCCACTGTGCCGTATCTTCTGCAAGCACGGTTGACCTCGCTAGCCGACGCCTCGCGTGCACTTGCGCTCGGTATGGACTTCACATTTCTGCTCGATCCGGAACGTAAGCTGTTGTCGATTGGTTACTCGCAGTCGGATAACAGCCTCGACGCGAATTGCTACGATCTGCTCGCGTCCGAAGCCAGGCTTGCCAGTCTGTTTGCAATCGCGAAGGGCGATGTGACCACGCGTCACTGGTTCCGCCTCGGGCGTTCGGCCACACCAATCGGCAATGCATCCGCGCTGATTTCATGGTCGGGGTCGATGTTCGAGTACCTGATGCCGTCGCTGGTGGCGCGCGAACCCGTCGGCAGTCTGCTGGAACAGACGAACCGGCTGGTGGTGGAGCGGCAGAGATCGTATGGACGATCGCTTGGCATTCCATGGGGCGTCTCGGAATCTGCTTACGAAGCTCGCGACATCGAATTCACTTACCAGTACTCGAGCTTTGGCGTGCCTGGCCTCGGCCTCAAACGCGGACTGTCCGAAAACCGGGTAATCGCACCCTACGCAACGGGACTGGCGACGATGGTTGCGCCGCAGGCCGCCCGCGAAAACTACGTGCGACTCGCCGCGCTGGGCGCACTGGGCCGCTACGGGTACTACGAAGCGCTCGATTTCACCCGCGCGCGTCTGGCCGAAGGGCAGAGCTTCGCGCTTGTCCGCGGCTTCATGGCTCATCACCAGGGCATGACGATCGTTGCAATTGCAAACACCTTGCTCGATGGGGTGATGCGTACACGCTTTCATCGTGAACCGATGATCCAGGCGAGCGAACTGCTATTGCAGGAGCGCATGCCGCGCAACGTCGCGGTGGCGCATCCGCGTGCCGAAGAGGTGAGCACGTCGGCCGCCGAAGCAGGGACCGCGCCGTCGACGGTACGTCGCGTCATGGAGCCCGCGTCCGCTGGCGGAGCGCCGATTACACATCTGCTGTCGAATGGAAGGTACGCCGTGATGCTGACGGCGACAGGCGCCGGCTACAGCCGCTGGCGTGACGTGGCTATCACGCGCTGGCGCGAAGACGCGACGCGTGACAACTGGGGGACGTTCATTTTCCTGCGCGACATGTCCAGTGGACGGGTGTGGTCCGCCAGTGCACGGCCGCTCGCTGGCGAACCCGAAACGAGCGGCGTCGTGTTCGGTGAAGATCGCGCTGAGTTTACCCGTGACGACGGATCTCTCACGACCAGCATGGATGTCCTCGTATCGGGTGAGGCGGACGGCGAAGTCCGTCGTGTCTCGCTCGCAAACAGCGGGCGCAGCGTTCGGGATATCGAGCTGACTTCGTATGCCGAACTCGCATTGGGCGCGCAGGCTGCAGATATCGCGCATCCCGCTTTTTCGCGCATGTTCGTGCAGACCGAGCATCTTGCCGAATTCGGGGCGCTGGTGGCGACGCGTCGTCCGCGTTCACATGACGATCCGCAGATCTGGGCCGCTCATTTCGCGGTTGTCGAGGGTGAGATAGTCGCCGAACCGCAATACGAAACGGATCGCATGCGCTTTCTGGGCAGGGGGCGCAATACGCGCACGGCTACCTCGATAGTTGACGATCAGGCGCTCTCCAATACGACGGGAACGGTGCTCGATCCTGTCTTTGCGCTTCGGTATCGTCTGCTGGTGCCGCCGGGCAAGATTGCGCGTGTCACGTTCTGGACGATGGTGGCCACCTCACGCGCGCAGTTGCTCGATCTCATCGATCAGCACCACGACCGCAATGCATTCGACCGTGCCAAGACGCTCGCTTGGACGCAGGCTCAGGTGCAATTGCGTTATCTGGGCATCGAGGCGGAGCAGGCGGCGGACTTCCAGCGGCTCGCCGCGCCGATTGTCTATGCCGACGCGCGCTTCAGGGCACAGCCGGACGCAATCGTTCGCGGAGGCGGCACGCAGGCGGGCTTGTGGCCGCTGGGGATTTCGGGCGACTTGCCGATCGTGCTGCTCCGTATCGGCGACCTCGAAGATATCGCGCAGGTCCGGCAGTTGTTGAAGGCGCACGAATACTGGCGGATGAAGCGGCTGGCCGTCGACCTCGTGATCGTCAACGAGCGGGCCTCGTCATACATTCAGGCATTGCAGGAGGCGATCGAAACGGCCGTGCGCAGCAGCCAGTCACGTCCGCGTTTCGACGATGAACTCGCGCAGGGGGCGATCTATACGTTGCGTGCGGATCTGATGAGCGTGGAGTCGAGGACGCTCCTGCAATCGGTCGCGCGCGTGGCGCTGATCGCACGCCGAGGGTCGATTGCCGCACAGGTCGGGACGCTGTTGAAAACGGTAGGGCAGCCGTCGTCACCGCGCCGGAGGAAGCCGTCGCTTCTGTCGCTGTGGCCAGCGCCTCCGGATCAGTCTGACGTGCCGCCTTCAGTGACAGCCGGACTGGAATTTTTCAACGGCCTGGGCGGCTTCGATAAAAACGGTTCTGAATACGTGATCGTGCTGGGGGCGGGCGCCGCCACGCCTGCGCCGTGGATCAACGTGATTGCCAATCCCCGTTTCGGCTTTCAGGTCGCGGCGGAAGGCAGCGGCTATACGTGGGCTGAAAGCAGTCGTGAGAACCAGCTCACATCATGGTCGAACGATCCCGTCGAAGACCCCGCCACTGAAGCCCTTTACGTGCGGGATGAAGCGACGGGCGATATCTGGACGCCCACCGCGCTGCCGATCCGCGACGGCGGAATATACGTCGCGCGTCATGGCCACGGCTACAGCCGTTTCGAACACAGCGCGAACGGTATCGCAATCGAGCTGCTGCAGTACGTACCGCTTGCCGACCCGCTGAAGATTTCCCGTCTGACGTTGCGCAATCTGTCGGGCGTCGCACGCCGGCTCTCTGTGACGGCGTGGACCGAATGGGTGCTCGGCACGTCGCGAGGCGCGTCGGCGCCGTTCATCGTGACGGAGATCGACCCGGTTACGGGCGCGATACTCGCCCGCAATCCATGGAATATTGCGTTCGGCACGCGCGTCGCGTTCGCCGACCTCGGCGGCCGGCAAACAGCGTGGACAGCTGATCGCACCGAATTCCTCGGGCGTAACGGCGAAGCCGCCGCGCCCGCGGCGCTGACCGGCCATGTCCCGTTATCCGGCGCGATGGGCGCGGGGCTCGATCCGTGCGCGGCTTTGCAGACTTTCGTCGATCTGGACGCGGGCGAGGTCATTGAGATGGTTGCATTCGTCGGCCAATGCGCATCCGTCGATGATGCACGGGCACTGATCGAACGCTATCGCAGTGCGAATCTCGATGCCGTACTCGCCGAGGTGACACACCACTGGCGCAGCGTGCTCGGCGCCGTTCAGGTGAAGACGCCCGACCGGGCCATGGATCTGATGCTGAACGGCTGGCTGTTGTACCAGACGCTTGCGTGCCGTGTCGAGGCACGCGCGGCCTTCTATCAGGCGAGCGGCGCTTACGGGTTCCGTGATCAGTTGCAGGACACTATGGCGCTGACGCACGTGCGGCCCGACGAAACGCGGCGGCACCTGCTGCGCGCCGCGTCGAGGCAATTCGGCGAGGGAGACGTCCAGCATTGGTGGCTGCCGCATTCCGGGCAGGGAGTGCGCACCCGGGTCTCCGATGATCGCGTGTGGCTCGCATACGCGGTCGCGACGTACATCGGCTGCACGAGCGATGACGCGGTTCTCGACGAGATCGTGCCGTTCCTCGACGGGCCGCTGCTGCAACCCGACGAACACGATGCATTCTTCCAGCCCATGATCGCGGAAAAATCCGCATCGCTGTTTGAGCATTGTGCGCGCGGTCTCGATCAGTGCATCGAATTGACGGGGGAACATGGCTTACCGCTAATCGGCACGGGGGACTGGAATGACGGGATGAACCGCGTCGGCGCAAACGGCAAGGGAGAGAGTGTGTGGCTCGGCTGGCTGTTCCTGCGCACGATCGAGCTGTTCGCACCGTTGGCCGAATCGCGCGATGCGCAGCGTGTCGCGCGCTGGCGCGGCCATGCGACGTCGGTGCGCGATGCGCTTGAGCGTGAGGCCTGGGACGGCGAGTGGTACCGTCGTGCGACGTTCGACGACGGCAGCTGGCTCGGCTCGAATAGCGACGTAGAGTGCAGGATCGATTCGATTACCCAGTCGTGGGCTGTCTTGTCAGAGGCGGCGGATCCGATACGCGCCGCACAGGCGATGGCTTCGCTGGAGAAACATCTTATCCGGCCCGAGGACGGAATCGCGTTGCTGTTCACGCCACCATTCGATAAAACGTCGCAGGACCCGGGTTATATCAGGGGCTATCCGCCGGGGCTGCGCGAGAACGGCGGCCAATATAGTCATGCCGCCATGTGGGCAATTCTCGCATTTGTGAAACTGGGCGACGGTAACAGGGCCACAGAGCTGTTTTCGCTTTTGAATCCCGTCAATCATGCGCGCACGCCAACCGAGGTTGAGCGCTACAAGGTCGAGCCCTACGTCGTCGCGGCCGATGTCTATTCCGTGGCGCCTCATGTTGGGCGCGGCGGTTGGACCTGGTATACGGGGTCGGCGGGATGGATGTACCGGGCGGGCGTCGAAGGCATTCTGGGGATTCGCAGGGAAGGGGATTTTCTGGTGGTTGACCCGTGTATTCCCGACGCGTGGCCGGGCTTTGAAGCAACGGTCAACATACGCTCGACGCGCTATGAGATCCGCGTGGAGTCCACCTCAGAGGCCCGCACGATGCATGCCGTTCTTGACGGCAGGAGCGTCGATTGCGGTGCTGAAGGTGTGCGTGTACCGCTCGATGCTGGCGTACACAGGCTGTCCATTTCACTGCGTTTGGCAGTCGATGTCGAGGTCAACTCGCGTGAGCCGGCCACGTAA
- a CDS encoding DesA family fatty acid desaturase: MTFFSHGLLSLLWWQILLTTLLLTHVTIVSVTVYLHRCQAHRALELHPVASHFFRFWLWMTTGMVTGTWAAVHRKHHARCETDEDPHSPQVRGIWTVLLGGAELYRAEAKNEETLRKFGHGTPNDWMERNVYSKYPNLGISLLMVIDVALFGFVGVSVWAVQMIWIPFWAGGVVNGVGHFLGYRNFASPDASTNVVPLGILIGGEEFHNNHHTYATSARFSNKWFEFDIGWMYICILSSLGMAKVKKVAPTPHLVKSKTVLDDDTVQAILRNRYEVMARYARTVERAYRQELDHMRHIGLCERFLLKRGVKKWFGGACAGAHSHRRQQRLAEMYDGSQTLRIYLDLHDGLLAIWERSNRSREQLRSQLQEWCRRAEHSGINPLREFSVCLRQYT; this comes from the coding sequence TTGACGTTTTTCTCACACGGCCTGCTTTCGCTGCTGTGGTGGCAAATCCTGCTCACGACTCTGCTGCTGACGCACGTCACGATCGTCAGCGTGACGGTCTACCTGCACCGTTGCCAGGCACACCGGGCGCTTGAGTTGCATCCGGTTGCCAGCCATTTCTTCCGTTTCTGGTTGTGGATGACAACAGGCATGGTGACGGGAACGTGGGCTGCCGTCCACCGCAAGCACCACGCGAGGTGCGAGACCGATGAGGATCCACACAGCCCTCAAGTCCGTGGCATCTGGACGGTATTGCTGGGCGGCGCAGAACTGTACCGCGCCGAAGCGAAGAACGAAGAAACGCTACGGAAATTCGGCCACGGCACGCCGAACGACTGGATGGAGCGCAACGTCTATTCGAAGTATCCGAATCTCGGCATCAGTTTGCTCATGGTGATCGACGTAGCGTTGTTCGGCTTCGTCGGTGTCTCGGTCTGGGCCGTCCAGATGATCTGGATCCCGTTCTGGGCAGGCGGTGTGGTTAACGGCGTTGGACATTTTCTGGGCTACCGCAACTTCGCTTCGCCCGATGCGAGTACGAACGTAGTTCCATTGGGCATCCTGATAGGCGGCGAGGAATTTCACAACAACCACCACACCTATGCAACGTCTGCCAGATTCTCGAATAAATGGTTCGAATTCGATATTGGATGGATGTACATCTGCATCCTTTCTTCGCTGGGAATGGCAAAGGTGAAGAAAGTGGCGCCGACGCCGCACCTGGTCAAGAGCAAGACGGTGCTCGATGACGATACGGTTCAAGCCATCCTCCGCAACCGCTATGAGGTGATGGCGCGCTATGCCCGGACGGTCGAACGCGCGTACCGGCAGGAACTCGATCATATGAGACACATTGGTCTATGTGAACGCTTTCTGCTCAAACGGGGAGTAAAAAAATGGTTTGGCGGCGCCTGCGCCGGCGCACACAGCCATCGACGTCAGCAGCGATTGGCTGAGATGTACGACGGTAGCCAGACGCTGCGTATCTACCTGGACCTGCACGATGGCCTGTTGGCAATCTGGGAGCGGTCGAACAGGTCGCGCGAGCAATTGCGATCACAGCTACAGGAATGGTGTCGTCGCGCCGAGCATAGCGGTATCAATCCGCTCAGAGAATTCTCGGTGTGCCTGCGTCAGTACACGTGA
- a CDS encoding phasin family protein produces the protein MNTTAVEQSADFGLRTLPGIFGLQNEAFERLQKLTHLNLAALKAMLEEGQAALSPQQSGLPPAFGAVALSQRFVEHTLSYSTHVREIDSQFMAAVTRAGEDLRNQYNTLWPQVAANFGQISPFGSDAATTAMQSAIGGMMRAQGMMQETISQAAGTRTPGTPVPDIA, from the coding sequence TTGAACACCACTGCTGTTGAGCAATCCGCCGACTTTGGCCTGCGTACTTTGCCGGGAATTTTCGGCTTGCAGAACGAAGCATTTGAGCGACTGCAAAAACTGACTCATCTCAATCTCGCAGCACTAAAGGCGATGCTGGAAGAAGGACAAGCCGCGCTGTCGCCGCAGCAGTCAGGACTGCCGCCCGCCTTTGGTGCGGTCGCCTTGTCTCAGCGATTTGTCGAGCACACTTTGTCGTATTCCACGCATGTCCGTGAAATCGATTCACAGTTCATGGCCGCAGTGACACGCGCGGGCGAGGACCTGCGTAACCAGTACAACACCCTCTGGCCGCAGGTTGCAGCCAACTTTGGCCAGATCTCCCCTTTTGGCTCTGACGCGGCCACTACCGCGATGCAGTCTGCAATCGGCGGGATGATGCGAGCCCAGGGAATGATGCAGGAAACCATCAGCCAGGCGGCCGGCACCCGGACGCCGGGCACCCCGGTACCTGACATCGCGTAA
- a CDS encoding DUF2513 domain-containing protein — MKRDMNLAHAILIALEKGKSPHLSEFDIESALKNTFDVSNRGVWYHLNLLADANLVCSMGTDWRLSWDGHEYLKSAGPSAFEDT, encoded by the coding sequence GTGAAACGTGATATGAATCTGGCACATGCGATACTGATTGCTCTTGAGAAAGGCAAGTCCCCGCACCTCAGCGAATTCGACATTGAGAGCGCGCTCAAGAATACGTTCGATGTTTCGAACCGAGGCGTGTGGTACCACCTGAACCTGCTGGCCGACGCAAACCTCGTGTGCTCGATGGGGACCGATTGGCGGCTAAGCTGGGATGGCCACGAGTATTTGAAGTCCGCGGGCCCGAGTGCCTTTGAGGACACTTAG